In SAR324 cluster bacterium, the sequence TCCAGTGGGTCTTCATGTTGGACACGGTGTGAAACAAGTCTCCACGGAAAAAGTCCATGTGACTGGAAATCTGCAGAACACGGGCAACGATCTGGACATTAGTATTGATGGCGCTGGTTTCTTCCAGATTCTGCAGCCTAACGGCATCATCGCTTACTCCCGTGACGGACACTTCAACATTGATGGTCAGGGACGTCTAGTGACCAATGATGGGATGCCTGTTGACCCAGAGATCAACATTCCAGTTGATACTCGGAAAGTTGAGATCAGCAACGATGGTACGGTTTCTGTCTTCCTTCGTGATGAAACTCAACCAGAAGCCATCGGCAGTCTCCAACTTGCTCGTTTCCAGAATCCAGCAGGTCTGACACCGATTGGCAAAAATCTGTACGTCTCCACACCAGCCTCTGGTAATGCTGTTTTGGATAGCCCAGCTGCAAACGGCATGGGTGGCCTCAATCAGGGTTTCCTGGAAGGTTCCAACGTCTCGTTGGTAGAAGAGATGGTCAATATGATTACTGCCCAGCGA encodes:
- the flgG gene encoding flagellar basal-body rod protein FlgG; the encoded protein is MMRSLYTAATGMGAQQRNIDVTANNLANVNTTGFKKSRVHFQDLLYHNERNAGVPASLSTQVPVGLHVGHGVKQVSTEKVHVTGNLQNTGNDLDISIDGAGFFQILQPNGIIAYSRDGHFNIDGQGRLVTNDGMPVDPEINIPVDTRKVEISNDGTVSVFLRDETQPEAIGSLQLARFQNPAGLTPIGKNLYVSTPASGNAVLDSPAANGMGGLNQGFLEGSNVSLVEEMVNMITAQRAYEVNSKAIQSSDEMLKTANGLIR